Proteins encoded in a region of the Zea mays cultivar B73 chromosome 2, Zm-B73-REFERENCE-NAM-5.0, whole genome shotgun sequence genome:
- the LOC100382690 gene encoding TITAN-like protein-like, translated as MSPKPAKPTPATEFEYCELCRHHHDHGRRHRYIVKHRRNLDAALTCFRSKLSDLRRAFLPGSPSSQPPRTRLWCPFCSIDLVDLDSRSAGNNAIYHMASSEHLKGVKDFLWKHGGRMDQVVSLRISEDVLAKWEKGPECLSTGTKKGTEELIGPSLKQIKDIQNEYACDSLDSFAQNNIPSFSNTASYVVMPLQNSTNGAYGSISTACHGASSSGSASHSAPYGTVGLPITPWGSAETHKLQGALSTNWFHSSGTETKGHQSTVFVNGASQSLSCSDHMLPLRVQQSHTGGNLSNGSKANVHTGAPPPWLKANEHDPKNLSLKSCGLSSRKGKLRKLNPNRVGAAWAERRRAEMEMEKQGEIVPATSDSSWLPNFGSVWQSGTRKESRKEFEKSHKIHDTKSDHDLSLEIKPYISKRMRVGAEKASDKAEELGSHLPQ; from the exons ATGTCGCCCAAGCCGGCGAAGCCGACACCCGCCACCGAGTTCGAGTACTGCGAGCTGTGCCGCCATCACCACGACCATGGCCGGCGCCATCGCTACATCGTCAAGCACAGGAGAAATCTCGACGCCGCGCTCACCTGCTTCCGCTCCAAGCTCTCCGACCTCCGCCGCGCCTTCCTCCCCGGCTCCCCCTCTTCCCAGCCGCCGCGGACCCGTCTCTGGTGCCCCTTCTGCTCCATTGACCTCGTCGAcctcgacagccgctccgctgg TAACAATGCCATTTACCATATGGCAAGCAGTGAGCACCTGAAGGGTGTGAAGGATTTCCTGTGGAAGCACGGGGGACGGATGGATCAGGTGGTCTCGCTTAGGATTTCAGAGGATGTGCTTGCCAAG TGGGAGAAAGGCCCTGAATGCTTGAGCACAGGAACGAAGAAGGGGACTGAAGAGCTGATTGGACCATCTCTGAAGCAGATAAAAGATATCCAAAATGAATATGCATGTGACAGTTTGGATAGTTTTGCACAAAACAATATCCCATCTTTTAGTAACACTGCATCATATGTTGTTATGCCTTTACAAAATTCTACCAATGGGGCATATGGCTCTATTAGTACAGCGTGTCATGGAGCTTCCAGTTCTGGAAGTGCTTCACATTCTGCTCCATATGGAACTGTCGGCCTGCCCATCACACCTTGGGGATCGGCCGAAACACATAAGCTGCAGGGTGCACTGTCTACAAACTGGTTTCACAGCAGTGGTACTGAAACAAAAG GCCATCAGTCTACTGTCTTTGTGAATGGCGCAAGCCAATCACTTTCTTGTTCTGATCAT ATGTTACCTTTGCGGGTTCAACAAAGTCACACTGGAGGAAATTTGAGCAATG GCTCAAAAGCAAATGTgcatacgggtgctcctcctccctggTTAAAAGCTAACGAACACGATCCAAAGAATTTGTCACTCAAAAGCTGTGGTCTTTCTTCCCGGAAAGGGAAATTGAGGAAACTCAATCCAAACAGGGTTGGTGCTGCAtgggcagaaagaagaagagctGAGATGGAAATGGAGAAGCAAGGTGAAATTGTTCCAGCAACATCTGATTCTAGTTGGCTGCCTAATTTTGGTAGTGTCTGGCAATCTGGCACAAGGAAGGAATCAAGGAAAGAATTTGAGAAAAGCCACAAGATTCATGACACGAAGAGCGACCATGACTTATCCTTGGAGATAAAACCATATATCAGCAAACGGATG CGTGTAGGTGCTGAGAAAGCTTCTGACAAAGCTGAAGAGCTTGGCAGCCACCTACCGCAGTAA
- the LOC100382690 gene encoding TITAN-like protein-like isoform X1, producing the protein MSPKPAKPTPATEFEYCELCRHHHDHGRRHRYIVKHRRNLDAALTCFRSKLSDLRRAFLPGSPSSQPPRTRLWCPFCSIDLVDLDSRSAGNNAIYHMASSEHLKGVKDFLWKHGGRMDQVVSLRISEDVLAKFQWEKGPECLSTGTKKGTEELIGPSLKQIKDIQNEYACDSLDSFAQNNIPSFSNTASYVVMPLQNSTNGAYGSISTACHGASSSGSASHSAPYGTVGLPITPWGSAETHKLQGALSTNWFHSSGTETKGHQSTVFVNGASQSLSCSDHMLPLRVQQSHTGGNLSNGSKANVHTGAPPPWLKANEHDPKNLSLKSCGLSSRKGKLRKLNPNRVGAAWAERRRAEMEMEKQGEIVPATSDSSWLPNFGSVWQSGTRKESRKEFEKSHKIHDTKSDHDLSLEIKPYISKRMRVGAEKASDKAEELGSHLPQ; encoded by the exons ATGTCGCCCAAGCCGGCGAAGCCGACACCCGCCACCGAGTTCGAGTACTGCGAGCTGTGCCGCCATCACCACGACCATGGCCGGCGCCATCGCTACATCGTCAAGCACAGGAGAAATCTCGACGCCGCGCTCACCTGCTTCCGCTCCAAGCTCTCCGACCTCCGCCGCGCCTTCCTCCCCGGCTCCCCCTCTTCCCAGCCGCCGCGGACCCGTCTCTGGTGCCCCTTCTGCTCCATTGACCTCGTCGAcctcgacagccgctccgctgg TAACAATGCCATTTACCATATGGCAAGCAGTGAGCACCTGAAGGGTGTGAAGGATTTCCTGTGGAAGCACGGGGGACGGATGGATCAGGTGGTCTCGCTTAGGATTTCAGAGGATGTGCTTGCCAAG TTTCAGTGGGAGAAAGGCCCTGAATGCTTGAGCACAGGAACGAAGAAGGGGACTGAAGAGCTGATTGGACCATCTCTGAAGCAGATAAAAGATATCCAAAATGAATATGCATGTGACAGTTTGGATAGTTTTGCACAAAACAATATCCCATCTTTTAGTAACACTGCATCATATGTTGTTATGCCTTTACAAAATTCTACCAATGGGGCATATGGCTCTATTAGTACAGCGTGTCATGGAGCTTCCAGTTCTGGAAGTGCTTCACATTCTGCTCCATATGGAACTGTCGGCCTGCCCATCACACCTTGGGGATCGGCCGAAACACATAAGCTGCAGGGTGCACTGTCTACAAACTGGTTTCACAGCAGTGGTACTGAAACAAAAG GCCATCAGTCTACTGTCTTTGTGAATGGCGCAAGCCAATCACTTTCTTGTTCTGATCAT ATGTTACCTTTGCGGGTTCAACAAAGTCACACTGGAGGAAATTTGAGCAATG GCTCAAAAGCAAATGTgcatacgggtgctcctcctccctggTTAAAAGCTAACGAACACGATCCAAAGAATTTGTCACTCAAAAGCTGTGGTCTTTCTTCCCGGAAAGGGAAATTGAGGAAACTCAATCCAAACAGGGTTGGTGCTGCAtgggcagaaagaagaagagctGAGATGGAAATGGAGAAGCAAGGTGAAATTGTTCCAGCAACATCTGATTCTAGTTGGCTGCCTAATTTTGGTAGTGTCTGGCAATCTGGCACAAGGAAGGAATCAAGGAAAGAATTTGAGAAAAGCCACAAGATTCATGACACGAAGAGCGACCATGACTTATCCTTGGAGATAAAACCATATATCAGCAAACGGATG CGTGTAGGTGCTGAGAAAGCTTCTGACAAAGCTGAAGAGCTTGGCAGCCACCTACCGCAGTAA